A genomic window from Nicotiana sylvestris chromosome 11, ASM39365v2, whole genome shotgun sequence includes:
- the LOC138881089 gene encoding uncharacterized protein: protein MPKFDLYDGHGDPIAHLRGFCSKMRGARGKDELLMAYFSQSLSGSALEWYTRQDHRRWYTWDDLAQAFYCHFQYNLEVIPDRLSLTKLEKKHNESFREYGFRWREQAARVDPPIKESKSFNEVVKIGGMVEEGLKSNKIMNYSAIKVTTQAIPGCAGGIIGKKKREDVVTIDSETWEEVKEEVCETQGLTRSGRFFAPEELRKAKDNPVLVKKAVTEEEAEEFLRKIKMQDYSIVEQLKNTPAQISILALLIHSNEHRQALMKILNEAHVPDKISVNHLEKIANKIFEVNRVTFSDEELPVEGTEHNRALYLMVKCEDSVVTWVLVDNGSSVNICPLSTLSKLKVEDERIHKNSICVRGFDDEGKDLVGDIVLEVTIGPVEFTMEFQVLDIVVSYNLLLGRPWFHAAKAVPSTLHHMVKFEWDR, encoded by the exons atgccgaagtttgatttgtacgatgggcacggtgatccaatagCGCACTTGAGAgggttttgtagcaaaatgaggggagctagagggaaggatgaattgctaatggcatatttcagtcaaagtttgagtggttcagcattggaatggtatacccggcAAGATCacagaagatggtacacatgggatgatctagcccaggcattttattgtcacttccagtacaatctcgaggtCATTCCGGATCGGTTGTCCttgacaaaacttgagaaaaagcacaatgaaagtttcagagagtatggtttccgttggagagagcaagcagcgagggttgaccctccgataaAAGAAA GCAAAtccttcaacgaagtggtgaaaatagggggtatggtagaagaagggctcaagtcgaataaaatcatgaactattcggctattaaggtaACCACTCAAGCTATTCCGGGTTGCGCGGGAGGAAtaattgggaaaaagaagagagaggatgtGGTGACAATTGATTCAGAAACTTG ggaagaagttaaagaagaagtttgtgagacccaaggtttgactcgttcggggagattctttgcccccgaggagttaagaaaagctaaagaTAACCCAGTATTagtgaagaaagctgtaactgaagaagaggcagaggaattcttgagaaagataaaGATGCAagactattctatcgtggaacaattgaaaAACACGCCTGCTCAGATTTCAATATTGGCATTGTTAATCCACTCAAACGAGCATCGTCAAGCCttaatgaaaatcctgaatgaggctcatgttcctgataAAATCTCAGTGAatcatctggaaaagatagccaacaaaatctttgaagtgaacagagtcactttttctgacgaggaattgcctgtagaaggtactgagcacaacagagctctttaccttaTGGTGAAATGTGAGGACTCCGTAGTTACCTGGGTATTGGTCGATAACGGTTCCAGTgtgaacatttgccctctctccactctgagcaagttgaaagtagaagatgagaggattcataagaacagtatctgcgtgcGGGGATTTGATGACGAAGGCAAAGATTtagttggtgatatagtgctagaggtgacaatagggccagttgaattcacaatggagttccaggtgctagacatagttgtttcctacaatctgctgttaggtcgaccatggtttcacgcagctaaagcagtcccatcgaCACTACACCatatggtcaaatttgaatgggatagatag